The following nucleotide sequence is from Trifolium pratense cultivar HEN17-A07 linkage group LG2, ARS_RC_1.1, whole genome shotgun sequence.
acccTTATGTTTGTCCCATTTTGTAAAAGgacaattttgaccaagtcaataCTGACGTGAAAAATCATTTAAATGACTTAGCTGCCACGTCAACTTCTTTTGCcatctaataaataaataaaaaatagaaaaattaaataaaaacaaattgaagGAAGACACATTCAAAATCGGTTATGGATCGATCTTCCATTTTCATCTTCGACCATTCCCTCACCCACCATGCTCTCATTCAAAACTCCTCTGTTTTCTCCTACCTCCCTAAAGCACTCCCCACCTCCATAATCACCACAGCAACCAACATAACATTAGTTCTTAAATTAACCAATTGATATGTTCCACCACTTCttggattttgtttttcaaGACTTTCTGAAAAATGGCAAAGGTTCTAACACTTCGTGTTCGAGTTATGTCTAATGgttaaagttttaattttatccAACAAAGCCACATTAGACACCATCTTGTTCTtgaatatttaataattacGCGCCTTCTAAATGGACCTAACAATAGAGACATATCCCTACAAATTCTCCGTAAGTTCTTAAATGGATGATAAAGTGTGCACATTCTTGGTAATGAAATAAGTGATAAAGCGTGAACATTCTCCATAAATTCTTAAATGAAGATAAAGTCTCTCTTAAGAAATATTTGTTGACATTTTCACAATAGTACTTCCACTGCAACTCTTTCGTAATAGTCTCGTCAGCTTCTCACTTTAGCTACGGGGGCGATGACAAgaatttatatgattttttagatagtttttaagttattttagtagtttttagTAAGTTTCAAGACCAAAGCATGAAAAATAGCTAAGgaaataaagttatttgatcAAAAAATAGAATTGAAGAAATTACACAAAAGGAGCAAAAAAGAGGAGAAAATGGCCGGTTACATTGTGTCACGATGAGgaattatttatttgaagaaaatctgacATATTTTGGAAAAGAATCAGCACCTATTGTGCCACGGTGGAAGCCATTGTGGGACGATGATTGATTGTGAGAGATTGTGTCGTGATGGAAAGCTCAAGtccaactttaaaaaaaaaagaaagataaaaggCGAATATGTTACGATTAAATAAGGATATGTGGGTATTTATATTTGATTCCTAAGCATTTGATTTAATAAGTTATTTGCGCATTAAATGTATTCAATTCGTTTTTTTGTCAGgtagtctagtggttagaaaatCATTCTTTAAGGTGAATACGTGGGTGTACTAGGGTTCAAACCCTAAATTTCTGCATATTATATGCAATGTTTTTACCAACTAAGTTATATTCACATaatatgtcaaaaaaagaagttatattcacataaattatttttcttataaatgtAATCATATTCATGATTTGTAAATTAGTAAATGTGTATACATTTTTCGATTAttatttaaagttttaattGATCAACAAATATGGAAAAAACACAGTTTACTACTTAAATAGCTAACTCAGGCGCACAAAATATGGAAAAACAACTACTTAAAGTTTGTTATTTAAGTAGTGAATTTTGTCTCTTCAAATTTTATCCCCCCTTAAACATTAGCTGATTATGTTGCGAGggtgatatttttaaaatttgagcGGATGCTCGAGAAAATCAAGGGGGCGTGAAAAGAAACCTTCACTTAGATGTGGTAAAGTCTAATCCTAACGcccatttttttttggaataatcCCAACCCCAttggtaaaaaaagaaaaaaaaaattgttaccttttcttttgaccaaaatataatttgtttccgatgtaaaaaaaaaaaaaaaaatttgtttccttatttttcTGGGCAACTAAAAACAACCTAGCAAAATAAAAGTACTAACATTTTAGATTCATCGAACCAAGACGTAATTTGTTTCTATAATTTAGTGTCACTCATCATCAATTCTATTAATGGCTTTCAAATGTTTCacaataaaaactaataaatttcTTCAAAGACTCACGAGAACCATCGATTGTGGAGAATTGAAAACGAAGCTTCAAACTATTTCATGGTATTCTATTTCATGTGCATATAGTACAACAATGCGTATCTCTCTTTATTTCCTTTTTCATGTAttgtttattcaatttttaatttgattaattttttgctTCGTTGAAATTATGACAGGTTTATATTGGAATCTTCCACTATCAATGGTTTGCATGAGAAGAATAGAAAAAAGAGAGGTTAGTTTTTAGTCTATAGTTAGGTTTGGACTTTATTCTTTCAAATTTCgatcattttttaatttgacaTTTAGTGGTTCTTGGTTGTTTGAAAAAGTTCAATTTTGGGTTCTccattgttttttaaatatggAAAAGTAcaatttgtgttttgttgtaTAGTGCTTATGTATATAAAGTGTCAACTAAAAAAGTAAATGTTGTGGCACCACGTTAACGATAATCTTTGatactatattttatttgatattattttattgtaagCATATGTTTGGTTGATCGGTGGACAATCGACGTTGTGAGCTTAGAGCTCTAGAATCGCGAGTTTTAGAAAACttaagcgtgtgtttggttctgcggcggagagaattgattttggcaggattgattctgtaaaattgattctggtcaaaattgattttaagctgaagtggtttatgtttggatatattcataaaaaagtgagttgaacaaaaaatttgagtgtaaaaatcaattctagaatcagaagctacgatttctagcttcaagtagaatcaattctggaggcagaatcaattctacttttgagaaaccaaacaagtcagaatcaattctacacgtccagaatcaattctggatgctccagaattgaaaccaaacatacactaagtgTATGCTTGATTTCACTTTTGGAGGAGATTATTTGATTCTAGAGgagtaaaattgattttgacatgttggGATGTTTTCGAGTAGAATTGAATTTgttccagaatcaattctaaatTGAAGCtaaaatttttagtttttgccTGCAGTCCTGTGTAATTGATTTTGCAGGCTCAAATGTGTTGTTTAATACTCCCGCTAGTCTCctatataagcaaatattaatttctcaggttcattgaataactgatgtatttttgcttatatatgagaccggagGGAGACGAGGAGTAAACTTTtacatgaatatatccaaataTAAACTACTTGTATTCACTTCACTTTTAGTTAGAATCAATATTACAAAGTCGATTAAgtcaaaataagtttttatcAACGCTTAACCAAACACACTAAATGTATAGCATAATGGTACACAGTGATTTTCCACCATGATTTTGGTGTTTTTCAAACACACTAAGTATGGTTGTCTATTGAGCATTGTTGTTGATGAGTCAAACATGATTGTAGTCTTTGTTATTTCTGGTAGAATTTGTTCATTCTTGGAACATTATTAAGGTTTAACTCAAACAAGTTGGCTTATTAGTGACACCCCACTAGGTTTTTTGAGGGTTAATATGTACATGGTCCGTGGTTCAAATCTTGTGAAAACGAAATCCTTATGAAGAGGGTATTCCCAACTGACACCGATTCAAAACTCTGAAAAACAAATCAATCTGAGTGATTATTTTTCTACAGGCAAATGTTAATAAGTTAGTGGTTATATTAGTTTTCAGAATTTGAACTGTGGACGTCCCTACTTTAAACTTCTTCTGTGTTGAACTGGTGCAAACCAAACCTCTGACATAACTATCTCCGAAGGAGGAAACTTGTCGATggatattcataaaaaaaacaatattaagatttaataatttgattaatttttaactTTGTATGAGATTGATGTACTTATATAGAAGCCGGATTATTATTTCTAAGAAACAGCATAAACAGATTTACACTTATATTAATCACACCTGTTTTTCATTGATGTGGTGGTGTTTCACATGTTGAAGCCATTAAATTGTTAAAACTATTATATTGGGTATTCGAAGCCATGAACTGGTGATATTCGAGAATTTGTTATCATTAGACTTAAAATGACAATGTTAATGTATGTGTATCTCTGGAATAACTTATCTTGCATGtacaatttcaaaaaaaaatatgttaactAAGTTACATGCACATAATAGATTTAAAATTTCACAATCAATATCCCTCTATTTCAAACTGATTTATCATGTTATCTTTAATTTAGTATCCTAATTGTCCTCATAATATCTTCCAAGACATAGTGTCAGTGGAATTGTTAGGCGTGATAAACCAAAATTCAATTTGTTTCTGTTTTCACCTTTTGGACTCCTTGGTCATTGATTAAGGAAAACAAATACAACTTGTCctgtgatttaatttaataaatatataataatttccAACTGTTGGTAAGCTTTGCTCTTTCTCACACTATATATATCCTTTCAATCCTAACCATTCTtcataaaaagtaaataattgAATTGCTTACATGAGAACCTTAATTTCTGATTCTTCCATAAGTTGTTAATCAGAGTTGAACATTAACCTGGTATTACTTATTTAAAATTTCTAACTATTCATGACAGTGACATGTGTGGTATTTGAATTCACagcttatttttctatatttattctTTCAGCTTAGCACCAACTTTTGTCTTGAGTTATATAAACCAAAGTACCTTCTCAACAAGTCTTGAAAGTTTTGACCAGTTAGTTACACTCTTCTGTGAGCTTCCCATCTCTTTCATTCAGGTTGGTTAAATCTTTTTGAGCTATTACTCAGTTAGTAAGATCTCTATAATCACTATATAGAGGTGCTTATGTACCTCATTTTTGTTCACACTTGTGTTATATACACCAAAGCTTTAGGTTGTACTTTTAACTATGAAACTCTACAATTATAGAAGTTTAATGCAATATAAACCAAGTTCTTATGAATCCACGAGGTGCAAGTTTAGTAGTCAGAGTTTGACCGTTGTAAAATGGTCATTAGTGTtactttatttaataataatattgttaaactatTTTAATTTCAGTAGCTAATAGATGCAAACTTTTTAACTTGAATTGCAGTGAAAGTGATCGTCGACGTTCTCAATGAGTCATCCAGCTGATGAAAATGTTGAAACAAAAGAGATGGATAGTAGAAGTTTGTCTTCTTCGCAAGGTCAGGAACCATACGTGCACAAGGTTGGAGTTCCTCCAAAACAAAACCTCTTTAAGGAATTTCGATACACAGTAAAAGAAACATTCTTCTCGGATGATCCTCTACGGCCTTTTAAGGATCAGACGAAGTCCCGGAAGTTCATTCTGGGAATTGAAGCTATATTCCCTATACTTGGTTGGGGAAGAACTTATAACCTCAAAAAGTTTAGAGGAGATCTTATTGCCGGTTTAACTATTGCAAGTCTCTGCATTCCTCAGgtaaatttactttaaaatgtTGTGCCTTTGAAGAACCGATAGATAGTTCATGACATGAGTACTGAATTGTAATTCATATTACTTAttccattttttatgttttgatatATTGGGTTTGAAAACAGGATATTGGATACGCAAAGCTTGCAAATTTGTCTCCTCAGTATGGACTGTGTAAGACTCTTATTTCTCATCACAATCTCAAGTTTTCTGTGTTTTTATTTGGATGTAAGACTGAGTAATTTTGTGTTTTGGTCTACCCTTTATAGATTCAAGCTTTGTTCCACCACTGATATATGCGGTCATGGGGAGTTCACGTGACATTGCGATAGGACCAGTGGCAGTGGTTTCTCTCTTGTTGGGGACTTTACTCCAGAATGAAATTGATCCAAATACAAATCCAACAGAATATAGAAGACTCGCTTTTACTGCCACATTTTTTGCTGGGATTACACAGGCAACTCTTGGAGTTTTTAGGTATGGCACATTTGTTCTACGCAAGTTTAGATTTGAATTTTTCTAGCACTAGTATTTTATGATACACACACCGAACACAACACTGACACGTAGACACTGGTTATCTATATCTgttctatactatatataatctatactatatataaagagaatacatgagttttggtgtggacttttcataataccaacaatatccttgatttttttagtagcaacaaaaatcttttattaacaaactcaccatacaTAAAGCACATCTTTTTTTAGcataaaaaatcttttattaacaaactcaccgtaAATTAGACACAGACTTGCTAGTAgtttaataaaaagaaagtgAATGAATGCAACCACACTTGTCGGTGGTGTCAGACACCGGGGTGAAAGCCTTTAATCCAAAGTTTGGGTGCTACATATCTAGTGTTAGTGCTCTATACGTGTGCAGTGTGCTACCAATCTCTTATGCTAATGACATTCCAATTTGGGTGATCTTTTGAGCAGATTAGGATTTTTGATTGATTTCCTATCTCATGCTGCAATTGTCGGTTTTATGGGCGGAGCTGCCATCACAATTGCTCTTCAACAGCTTAAGGGTTTCCTTGGGATTGAAAAGTTCACAAGGAAAACCGATATAATCTCTGTGATGCATTCAGTATTCTCATCAGCCCATCATGGAGTATGCTTTTCATTTCTTTCTCTATACCTGCACGAGAAAATCAATAATAGAATTTTAAGATATGTGTCTGTGCATGAAAATTCCATTACTGATTAATATCTTAACATTTTGCAGTGGAACTGGCAAACTATATTAATTGGATCtacctttctttcttttcttctgtTTGCCAAGTATATCGTAAGCACTCTTATTCATTTTACTTAACATTTCTTAGacaattaaaaaattgttaggATTGTAATTATTTTCTAATTATATAATGGTACGTTGTTGATCAGGGAAAGAAGGGCCCGAAATTCTTCTGGGTTCCAGCAATTGCTCCATTGATATCTGTTGTACTCTCCACTTTTTTTGTATACATAACCCGTGCAGACAAACATGGTGTTGCCATTGTAAGTATATATAACCCTCCCTTCTCTTATCCTGAACATTGCAGATTATAATTGTATTCAGTATTTGTAAAAGTACTATACCTGGCATAAGCACTATGAGACTGTTTAAAAGACCATATGGAAACAATTTATGATAatttcataagctgttttcagcttatttacTTAAActctccaagatagcttatgaaaacaacttacagtttatatgaaaacaatttgattttatttcgACTTTTCTTATAGAAATAGATTATACATAATCACTTATATGATAATctcttaattaagttgtttatccaaagtAATAAGGGCTTTTGTCTATTGATGTGTGTAGGTAAAACACATAGAGAAAGGGATAAATCCATCCTCCGTGAAGGAAATTTATTTTACTGGTGACTACCTTGCGAAAGGTGTTAGAATTGGCATTGTAGCTGGCATGATAGCTTTAACTGTAAGCAAACTTTGagattattattttcattcaaAGAGTTTTTTACCATTTACTTTTGCTTCTAAACTGATATGTTTCTGTTATCAGGAAGCAATAGCAATTGGAAGAACATTTGCGTCTATGAAGGACTATCAACTGGATGGAAACAAAGAAATGGTGGCATTAGGAGCTATGAATGTTGTTGGTTCAATGACTTCCTGTTATGTAGCAACTGGTAAGATAAACGATGTTTTTTGAACCAACCTGTTTTTCCATTGTCAGATACAACTACTGATATATTCCTCGCTATTGTCAGGTTCTTTCTCTCGGTCAGCAGTAAATTTCATGGCTGGCTGCGAAACTGCGGTCTCTAATATTGTCATGTCTGTTGTTGTGTTCTTAACCTTGCAATTTATCACGCCTCTTTTCAAATACACTCCAAATGCCATTCTTGCTTCAATCATCATTTGTGCCGTCATCAACCTTGTAGACTATAAGGCAGCAATTTTGATAtggaaaattgataaatttgaCTTTGTTGCTTGCATGGGAGCATTTTTCGGGGTCGTTTTTGCCTCGGTTGAGATAGGACTTTTGATTGCTGTAAGTTCCAACACTCAGTTATCTTATTATGCTATGTTACTATAATTTTAAAGCAGTTTCTAATTcgttattattgttaaatgttGTGGCAGGTTTCTATATCCTTTGCAAAAATCTTATTGCAAGTCACGAGGCCCCGAACTGCTATTCTAGGGAAGATCCCTAGGACAACTGTTTATAGAAACATCCAGCAATATCCAGAGGCAACAAGGGTTCCTGGTGTACTGATTATAAGAGTTGATTCTGCAATATATTTTTCCAACTCCAATTATGTTAAAGAAAGGTAACAACGCATTCCCCTCTGTTTGTATAGTTCTCTTAGGCAgatcatttattattttttggcaaTTACTTAAATAGATAAGCCATAAGGGCAGAGATTGTATATGGTTCAGAAAATGTTAGGAGTCtacataaatttttaatctaCAGTTGCACTCGTAATTATTGTGGTAAAATATAGCTGATGCGGCGGTAATTATGACTGCTGAGACCTCAAAGACCTTTAGCGTCACGGCTACCATTGTAGTTGCGGACTGTTTTTCAAAAACATGGGATATGTATGTATCTTAAATTTGAATTGTTTGTCTAATTATTCAACAGAATCGAATAGTGTTTCACTTTTCTCATGTACACAACTAttataaattgatatttttccttgtttttGGTATCAAATCATATTTCTAATGCTCAAGGACTATTCTCTTGCAGGATACTAAGATGGCTTATGGATGAGGAAGAACGGGTGAATAGAGACTACCAAACTCGAATCCAATTTTTGATAGTTGAGATGTCACGTGAGTGTCTAAATTTTTCCTTTGTCCTCGATTCAACTAAGCACATACTATTGGATTGTTGTGCTTAACCTCAAATTCgtgtttaattttttgcagCTGTTACTGACATTGATACTAGTGGCATCCATGCCCTGGAAGAGTTATTTAGAAGTCTTCAGAAGAGAGAGGTTCAGGTAATAATCAAACTATGGTACTGTTTGgattggataaacaacttaattaaatgtttatttataagctatttctgtgacaaaaagataaataaagtcaaattgttttcatataaacaACTGTTGTATAAGCAATTATTGAGAGCATGAAAACATGCTGAAATAACTTATAGACATGTAAATGacataaactgttttcatataggccataagttgttttcataagctattgtTGAGAACATATCAAAaaaagctgaaaacaacttataggcATGTCAATATCCTAgactattttcataaactcatcCAAATAGTCTCACAAATGTTTATGTCAGccgataaactcaaataagtcaattaaaataacaaaatttcaaaactatataatataatgtgaCAATTATATATATCTTAACTAAAAAAGTTACCTCTTTTTTGAGCAGCTTGTACTTGCAAATCCTGGTCCACTAGTGATAGACAAACTCCACACATCCAACTTTGCAAATTTTCTTGGTGAAGACAAGATCTTCCTGACTGTTGCTGAGGCTGTTGCATACTGTTCTCCCAAGCTAGCTGAGGAACCTTGAATGAAAAATGTGGGAAATGTGATTTTACAATTGTTATAGGATACAGGGAAAAGTGATTAAGAAATGAAGTAAGAATATAGAGAGAAGAGATATGTGGCTTTCAGCTGTGAGTTAGTTGAGGTTGTCACTAGGAAAAAAAAGTTGGTATAAAAGTGGCCCTTTTTGGTGTTAGTGCGATGGGTAAGTGTCTTATATTACGAGAATGTTAGGAACATACGCTTTAGGCAAATTCTTAACTACTCATTCTATAAGATTGGGGCAGGTAGCTCATCCTAAGTGTCTTAAGTATATTGGTCCACCAAAAGgtgttttataatattattagaatatagttaattttcaattgttATCACACAACTTTTAACGATTGCAAATATACACATGTTCCAATTCATGTTTTCTATCcttctcttcctttttttttcttcgtatTATTCATCATTCTCTTCGATCTTCTTCCTCTTGATATGCATCTTAAGGATTCTCAAAAATCTCTTTTTACTTCTTCTCTAAATGCATCTCTTAAGGATTCTCAAACATGTCACAACATCAGACCGGAGTTTCTTTCTGGTCTCATATTTCAGGATTTCGGGAAATGTTTTCCAAAATCCTCTTGGATTATATTTTCGAAATTGTTTTGGAATATGTTTTCCTAAATAACTTGCATATCGAAAAACATTTTTCGCAATactgaaaaatatattaaaaaactgacaatttcattttcaaatgTATATAAAAGGACATTTCAAAAAAGTTTTCCgaaaaaaattgtgagttgAAAAACGGtttccaaaataaatttaaaggcAAAACTATAAATTTGAGGGATCTAAGAGAAACATTCACATAGTCTGGCTCATTTTCTTGGTGGAGACTTCTTGTGCTAAATTAATGGGCTTGGCCCAGTGCAAAATAGGAACGAAGTGAGTatgtcaaaatgcacaaatattATACTGAGAATTTCTTTGGCACTTGCCAATTTTTTTACGCGTcttacaaaattatcaaaatactcTTGCCCGATATTTAATTTGCTATTTCAGTAGCGGACGtataaaatcttgaaaatttcatgttagagtttttttttctttcaaatttatcatttttataacgtccgttacttaagtagcagacatgtaaaatcttaaaaatttcatgatagaagatatttttttctcattttttcttatttttataacatccgctactctTAAGTTACCGGaaggctaaaaataaaaatgaaaagagcGCGTGAGAAATACACAGGAGATATTGCAGGTAATTGGTATTGGGGGCTTGAGCCCCCgccaaaaaatttaattttcctttaatattagtattatatttttttaaccctCATGACTAGATCTATTAGCCACTCATATAtacatttatcttcttatttttaaattttttttactacttcAATTACTTAATTTCTACACACTTTCCATCTTAACTTTACTATTTTTCTTTCGTAATTAATCTAAGCATTAACTATCTTTTCGCCCaacatcttttgaatttttttatcactataattgtgtattttataaaagttcatattatttttagtcaaagTATATACACTCTTTTCTAGCCCGCATTAGAAAAGATTTCTGAATCCGccactaaaaatatatatgatgaaaaaagaaaatctcATATTATACATCTTCCACGAAAGTGAGTATAATTATGCATTGCCAAGACTATGATATAATTAGTGAGGTGCTGTCCACTTTAAATGTGTTCAAACCATCCAAGGAAGTAACAATCGTATGTCATATAGAACAATTAAAATGCCCTCCTCAGCAGGCCATTTGGACGGCTACGCATGAATAAGCCAATAGAAGATCCAAATTTTGTAGTAGCAATAGCAAAATAATATGCAACAAAACAAACggtatatataaacaaaataaatatttaaaaaataattgatgtccacatatataatataatatatataatatgtgtgtatatatacGGATAATTTTGAGAAGcattaatttcaaatttataagcCAATATGTGTTTCAGAGTGAGCAGGGAACTCACTAGAGAAgagttaaaagaaaaagagaaacagAATAAAGCTAAATTGAAGGAGAAGGAAAAGATAGAAAGGGAGAGGAAAGCTAAagagaaagaaaggaaaaagaaagaggAGAGGGAGAGAAAGGAAGAGGAAGATAGAAAGAGTAAGGTGAGGAAAAGACTAGCACAAGATGAAGCGGtaagaaaacaaaagaaggaaatgaaaaaatatgaagagtttaaaagaaaagggaataaagaaaaaaggaaatGAGTGTGAAAATCAAGCACAAGGGAAGATAATATATGGTATGTTTGGCTAGTTATGTCTAATATGAAATACTCGTTCAAATGGTgcataacatgaataatattataacaaatataaattttattgtttgatcaaaattttatattatatagattatccgtaattttatttaaaaaaattaaaaa
It contains:
- the LOC123908577 gene encoding sulfate transporter 1.3-like; protein product: MSHPADENVETKEMDSRSLSSSQGQEPYVHKVGVPPKQNLFKEFRYTVKETFFSDDPLRPFKDQTKSRKFILGIEAIFPILGWGRTYNLKKFRGDLIAGLTIASLCIPQDIGYAKLANLSPQYGLYSSFVPPLIYAVMGSSRDIAIGPVAVVSLLLGTLLQNEIDPNTNPTEYRRLAFTATFFAGITQATLGVFRLGFLIDFLSHAAIVGFMGGAAITIALQQLKGFLGIEKFTRKTDIISVMHSVFSSAHHGWNWQTILIGSTFLSFLLFAKYIGKKGPKFFWVPAIAPLISVVLSTFFVYITRADKHGVAIVKHIEKGINPSSVKEIYFTGDYLAKGVRIGIVAGMIALTEAIAIGRTFASMKDYQLDGNKEMVALGAMNVVGSMTSCYVATGSFSRSAVNFMAGCETAVSNIVMSVVVFLTLQFITPLFKYTPNAILASIIICAVINLVDYKAAILIWKIDKFDFVACMGAFFGVVFASVEIGLLIAVSISFAKILLQVTRPRTAILGKIPRTTVYRNIQQYPEATRVPGVLIIRVDSAIYFSNSNYVKERILRWLMDEEERVNRDYQTRIQFLIVEMSPVTDIDTSGIHALEELFRSLQKREVQLVLANPGPLVIDKLHTSNFANFLGEDKIFLTVAEAVAYCSPKLAEEP